From Peromyscus eremicus chromosome 3, PerEre_H2_v1, whole genome shotgun sequence, one genomic window encodes:
- the Dnajb6 gene encoding dnaJ homolog subfamily B member 6 isoform X4, translating to MVDYYEVLGVQRHASPEDIKKAYRKQALKWHPDKNPENKEEAERKFKQVAEAYEVLSDAKKRDIYDKYGKEGLNGGGGGGGSHFDSPFEFGFTFRNPDDVFREFFGGRDPFSFDLFGLLGDFHFQAVRIFAQEKKLLHGYYVYEVTVQPAGGFEEVASEDLEPSEDLDQPCFEESVEDALSDEHSEVLDVISSEELDLSEDESSEGCSWGQGGLLSEDLDLVSSEEEASLGDAEELSEEYEELLSEEEHSGPEPEALLVQQ from the exons GTATCGGAAACAGGCACTGAAATGGCATCCGGACAAAAATCCTGAAAATAAAGAAGAAGCAGAGCGGAAATTCAAACAAGTAGCTGAGGCATATGAGGTGTTATCGGATG CAAAAAAGCGGGACATCTATGACAAATACGGCAAAGAAGGATTaaatggtggtggaggaggag GTGGAAGTCATTTTGACAGTCCGTTTGAGTTTGGCTTCACATTCCGAAATCCAGATGATGTCTTCAGGGAATTTTTTGGTGGAAGGGACCCATTTTCATTTGACCTCTTTG GTCTTCTAGGGGACTTCCATTTTCAGGCAGTAAGGATTTTCGCACAGGAAAAGAAGCTACTCCACGGCTACTACGTGTATGAGGTGACCGTGCAGCCTGCTGGTG GATTCGAGGAAGTGGCCAGTGAGGACTTGGAGCCTAGTGAAGATCTAGACCAGCCCTGTTTTGAGGAGTCAGTAGAAGACGCCCTGAGTGACGAGCACAGTGAGGTTTTGGATGTGATATCCAGTGAGGAGCTGGACCTTAGTGAAGATGAGTCAAGTGAAGGCTGTAGCTGGGGCCAGGGCGGACTTCTCAGTGAGGACCTGGACCTCGTCTCCAGCGAGGAGGAAGCCAGTCTCGGGGATGCGGAGGAGCTCAGCGAGGAGTATGAGGAGCTACTGAGCGAGGAGGAGCACAGTGGGCCGGAACCCGAGGCGCTGCTTGttcaacaataa